ACCCGGAGGCGCCCGTGTCCTTGCACAAGAGGCGGGAGATGTGGACCTCGCGCCAGGATTCGAAGACGCCGGTGGCGGCGCGCACGGCGGCGGGCAGCGGTCCATCATCGTCCACGTCCAGCACCACGCCGCCATCCTTTCGGCGGTCATAGGCAAGCTGCACTGTGACTCGCCAGGCGTCTCCCGCGATGCTGGAAGGCTGGAACACCACGCCCGTGCGTCCCGCGAAAGCCCCTGTGGTCCACGCCTGGCTGTAGGCCGCCCAACCGCGCTTGTTGCAGGGCGTGACGCGGAAGGGGAAGGCGCCGTCACGGGGCTCGGCCTGGGGCGCGTAGCCGGCCTGTCTGGGAAACACCGCAAGCGACGGCGCACCGCGCTTGCCGCCCACGTCCCGGTGCGCGTTGTCGCCCTTGGGTTGTGACGTCGAACAGTGACGGTCCAGCGCATGTTTGAGGAAGGCCCGGGCCGTGGGGGCATGGTGTTCGATGGCCTCTGTCTCGTCCTCCCAGTCCCAGAGGAAGCGCACGCGGCCCAGGGCCTTCGGCGCATCTACCCGGTTGCCGCGCGAGTCCTTCAGCCAGGCTCGGGCGAACAGCGGAAGCTCCGGTCCGCTACCCCAGTGTTTGCGGTGCAGTTGGTGGTCCGTGTCATCGGACATCTCCGACGGCTTTGTCTTGAAGACGTTCCCGACCAGCCGGATTTCGGCCTTCTCGTCGGGCGCGGGGAGCCGCTTCAACGACTGGGTCAGCTCACGGTCGCGTGGTCGCGAGAGCACCCGGGGCTCACCCAGCTCCAGGTCAACGCCCGCCACCAGGACGTGGAAGAACGTCCACGCCACGGGCGCCTGCGCCAGTCCACTGCCTTGGAGCGTCAGCTTCAGCTTGTATGGCGAGTGCTCCACCGTGACGACGCCATCCGGGGATGTCTCCGACTCGGGCACGCGGCCATCCCATGCCCATCGGTGCTCGCCTTGGAGGAGTTCCTCGCGGCTCAGCTCGCGCGACCACAGCGGCGCCTTGCGGTAGCGCGTGAAGAGCTCCAGCTTTCCAGCGCGCACCAGCCCGCTCGTGTTGAGCAGACGCCACGTCAACTCCACGGGCTCGACTTCGGGCGCGAAGTGGAAGCCGTCATCACCCCCTGTCAGCGCGGGGAAGGGAACCGGGCGGTGGCAGCGGGATTGGGGACCTCCAGGGCTGCGGAGCCGGAAGTCTGCGATGCCATGACTGGCGGGACGGAGGCGGTTGCGGTTGCGTCCTCCGGGCGCAGCGAGGGCGACACTGGCCGTCAGTGAGATGCGTGCCATGGGTGGTGGCCTCAGGCGTCGTGCAGGCGGATGAGTTCGCGGGAGATGTCCGCGAGCTGTCCCGTTTCCGGCAGGCCATGGCGGCGCTGGAACGCTCGCACGGCGGACTTCGTCGAGGCTCCGGGCGACCCGCGCTCACCTTCAATGGCGTAGCCCAGGTTGTGCAATCGCTCCTGCGCGGCCCGGAGGGCGTCGGACTCGAATCCTGGGAGCGACTGGAGCTGCAGCGCCCAGCGGAGCGTCACCGGTTCGGACGCGGCGGTCGGCGTGGCGTCCGGAAAGTCCTCATCGGTGACGGCGGGTGGGTAGGGCGGTGGCGCGCCCTTGGTGGCGGCGGGAGGCGCGCTCCGGCGGGGCGGTGGCGCTGGCGGTTTGGACAGCTTCACCAGCAACTCACCCGCGGCGAGGCCCGGGACTTCGTGGCTCAACGAGCCATCCGCCGCCGTTCTGCCGCAGTGCTCGGTGCGGCCGACCGTGAGCACGTATTCCGTCTCCGCGTAGGGCACTTCCTGTGGATCCAACAGGACCAGGTGCAGCCGTCGCTGCTTCAAGATGAAGGTACTGGTGTTTCCTGTCCGGATTGGTGCCGTCCTCGGACTGACCATGCCGCGCTCCCCCCGTGCCTGGATTCGCGATGGTGTCTGTGCATCGTTGAAGGCGTGCCCAAGGTACGGGAACCCAGAGTGCCCGCTATCACCGGAAGTTCTGGGATAACCCTGTTCTGTGCGTCGGGTTAACGGACCTCAACCTGGTGGGTCAGTCAGAGGACGCATGCATGGCCAGCCGGGCGAGCCGGAGTGATCGCTGCGTGACGAGGCCACGTCCGCCGCCGCGTGCATGTCCGGCGCGTGCGGCGTGCCTATTTTGGCTACGGACGTTGAGTCTCGCTTTCTTGGAGGAGCCACGCATGCGCACCACGGACGTTGCCAGGCACGACGAAGCCAGGTGCATCTGGCCCGCACGAGCCGTGCTCGGCGAGGGCCCCTTCTGGATGGCCACCGAGGGCGCGCTCTACTGGCTCGACATCCCGGGCCGCAAGGTGCACCGGCTGGAGCTCCAGAGCGGTGCCCAGGCGAGCTGGGACACCCCTTTGCGTATCGCCTCGCTCGCGCCCCGGCGGAGTGGAGGCTTCATCGCGGGGACGGAGCGGGGCCTGGCCTTCTACGAGCCCCGGAGCGCGCGGCTGGAGCGGCTGCTGGATCCGGAGCCTGAACACCCCCACAACCGCTGCAATGACGGGAAGGTGGACCCACAAGGCCGCTTCTGGGTGGGCACCATGGATGACCACGAGGAGGCGCCCACCGGCGGGCTCTACCGGTTCGACGCCCAGGGACACCTCGCTCGAATCGATGAGGGCTACACCGTGACGAACGGCCCCGCCTTCAGCCCCGATGGGCGGACCCTCTACGTGAATGACTCGCCCCGGCGCGTCACCTACGCCTTCGACCTGAGCCCGGACGGCGCGGCCTCTCGTCGCCGGGAGTTCCTCCGCTTCGACGAGCCCCACGGCTTCCCCGACGGAATGACGGCCGACGCGGAGGGCGGATTGTGGATTGCCTTCTATGGAGGGGGCTGCGTGCGCCGCTTCTCTCCGGACGGCGCGTGGCTGGCCGAGTACCGGCTGCCCGTGGCGAAGACGACCAGTGTCGCCTTCGCCGGGGACGCGTTGGACCGGCTGTTCGTCACCACCGGGCGAGATGGGCTCAGCGCGGAGGAGCTCGAGGCCCAGCCGCTGGCCGGTGGGCTCTTCGAGCTGACACCGGGCGTCCGCGGCGTCGCGCCGGTGCCCTTCGCGGGCTGACCCGGCTCAGCCTTCCTCTTCGACGGCTTCTTCGTACTGCCGCGGGGGCAGCTCGGCGGCGCGAGCCGCGCGCAGGTGCTGCACTGCGAGGAAGCCCACCGCGCCCAGGCCGAAGACGAAGACGAAGGGCCCGGGGAGCAGGCGCATGTTGAGCCCCGCGAACGCGAGCGACAGGGCCACCGCGCCCGCGGGCAGGTAGCGCGTCCAGGACGGGCGCTCCACCTCCGGCCGCAGCGCCAGCAGGGCAAGCACTGCCAGCAGCGCCAGCTCCACCACCACCGACGCCGGCAAATCCCAGCCCCGCAGGTGGGTGACGCCGCCACCGTAGCTGTAGAGCATGTCGTCGGTGGGCCGCTGCGTGGCGATGACGCGCAGCTCCGGCGGGCCCTGGGGCACCGGCGCGTTGTCCGGCAGGCCCAGGTCCAGCTTCACCGTGCCCCACGGCGCGAACAGCGCCAGCAGGCACACCGCCACGCCACCCAGGCCCACCAACTGGGGCATCGCCAGGAGCTGCCGGGGCTCGAAGTACACGCCCACGCCGTCCTCTCCCGCGATGGCCTTGCGGTACTGATCATGGGCCACCAGCCCCACGCCCGCCACCATCAGGAGCGGTAGCACGCCCAGGCTGAGTGAGCGCAGCGCCAGCGCCACCATCACCGCGGTGGCGGCGGCGGCGGCCTCCGGCGTCATCAGCACCGCGGGCA
This window of the Myxococcus xanthus genome carries:
- a CDS encoding zinc ribbon domain-containing protein yields the protein MPEPPKGTGARAALRPSRPQRDLAEPAYAADILEEADEHSRPYVVGNAPELPPEDKTDPGQSAPAYDGPKWLAHVPAHSPTVLGVIVVGCAVFLSGLLSSSGVGLLGTLLAVVSGTVLVARELRAAEQSPGFTERMPAVLMTPEAAAAATAVMVALALRSLSLGVLPLLMVAGVGLVAHDQYRKAIAGEDGVGVYFEPRQLLAMPQLVGLGGVAVCLLALFAPWGTVKLDLGLPDNAPVPQGPPELRVIATQRPTDDMLYSYGGGVTHLRGWDLPASVVVELALLAVLALLALRPEVERPSWTRYLPAGAVALSLAFAGLNMRLLPGPFVFVFGLGAVGFLAVQHLRAARAAELPPRQYEEAVEEEG
- a CDS encoding peptidoglycan-binding domain-containing protein, with the translated sequence MKQRRLHLVLLDPQEVPYAETEYVLTVGRTEHCGRTAADGSLSHEVPGLAAGELLVKLSKPPAPPPRRSAPPAATKGAPPPYPPAVTDEDFPDATPTAASEPVTLRWALQLQSLPGFESDALRAAQERLHNLGYAIEGERGSPGASTKSAVRAFQRRHGLPETGQLADISRELIRLHDA
- a CDS encoding SMP-30/gluconolactonase/LRE family protein — encoded protein: MRTTDVARHDEARCIWPARAVLGEGPFWMATEGALYWLDIPGRKVHRLELQSGAQASWDTPLRIASLAPRRSGGFIAGTERGLAFYEPRSARLERLLDPEPEHPHNRCNDGKVDPQGRFWVGTMDDHEEAPTGGLYRFDAQGHLARIDEGYTVTNGPAFSPDGRTLYVNDSPRRVTYAFDLSPDGAASRRREFLRFDEPHGFPDGMTADAEGGLWIAFYGGGCVRRFSPDGAWLAEYRLPVAKTTSVAFAGDALDRLFVTTGRDGLSAEELEAQPLAGGLFELTPGVRGVAPVPFAG